A genome region from Opitutaceae bacterium includes the following:
- the raiA gene encoding ribosome-associated translation inhibitor RaiA, with amino-acid sequence MNSNINAPELIVSGIHLTLTPSLKTFVREKSERLFRHQERIMRLRVELECDSKQAVGNRFTAKGHIEIHGPDMNASVSSDECHKAVSLLVDKLDRMLNKRAKAYKSRRHANEPIRATAVLQT; translated from the coding sequence ATGAATAGCAATATCAACGCCCCCGAACTGATCGTATCCGGCATCCATCTCACCCTTACGCCTTCCCTGAAGACGTTCGTGCGCGAGAAATCCGAGCGATTGTTTCGCCACCAGGAGCGCATCATGCGACTCCGGGTGGAACTGGAGTGTGATTCCAAGCAGGCAGTGGGCAATCGCTTCACCGCCAAGGGTCACATTGAAATCCATGGTCCCGACATGAATGCGTCGGTCTCATCGGATGAATGCCACAAGGCGGTCTCGCTGCTGGTCGACAAACTCGACCGCATGCTCAACAAGCGCGCCAAGGCCTACAAATCCAGGCGACACGCCAACGAGCCAATCAGGGCGACTGCGGTCCTGCAAACGTGA
- a CDS encoding Tat pathway signal sequence domain protein codes for MKSLTRRDFVRKTAFATAAAKLATGLHARTPSTGASTASSAAGPAGGVPLHWLEGGAPRASFGSTWGVSWPRGKFRPDATFALKSDAGEPVPVQNWPLATWPDGSLKWTAHAIAGEVSGEHFELVPGKPAAGGTAIRASEMNDHHEIDTGVMRVHVAKSGRVLIPLILRQGREALRGGHLVLLNQDSPEAAAQPQAFDGEIGSVTLEQSGPVRAVVKIEGRHRSVDGADRAWLPFVVRLYFYAGSDAIRVMHTFMFDGKQRGDFIRGIGLRFSVPLEGELYDRHVRFSGQGDGVFGEAIRGITGLRRDPGEAVRRAQVAGEATPPLETWATAVSSRLSYVAAYNDWTLHQANADGFDLHKRTGGDCTWLTAAQGQRAGGLGYLGSPKGGVAFGIRNFWQSHPAQLDIRGATQEAAEVTLWLWAPRSAPMDLRPYHDGLGQDTYEKQYNGGLEITYEDYEPGFDNPEGVARTSEMHLWILPATPSRRRFAALAECLRNPPQMVATSAYLNSCGVFGELWSPEDRSTAARRVIEDRLALNFSYYLGQREDRRWYGFWNYGDVMHTYDADRHEWRYDVGGFAWDNSELSTDIWLWLYYLRTGRADVFRFAEAMTRHTGEVDVHHIGRFAPLGSRHNVLHWGCSAKQLRISTAVNRRYYYYLTGDERVGDLMREQIEAGRALLRIPPGRKLSVAKSAGDLDRGASTDPTRVGVSVGTDWGSIAGAWLTEWERTGSAVMRDRLLASMKSLGHQPHGFFSTGTTLNLNTGEFSIAKPGDIGASHLNAVFGLVEVCAELIQLLDVPEFKRAWLEYCELYNASDEEQVHRLGRKLVRGPLVQGHSRLTAYAAKEMADGRLARRAWSEFERNPGGRRFTADQLRTIRGPDVLRPVEELPGVSTNDTAQWGLAAIECLALLGEPPA; via the coding sequence ATGAAATCACTGACACGGCGCGACTTTGTCCGAAAGACCGCGTTTGCGACGGCGGCTGCCAAACTCGCCACAGGACTTCACGCACGCACCCCATCGACCGGGGCGTCGACCGCGTCTTCCGCGGCGGGCCCCGCCGGCGGCGTGCCGCTTCACTGGCTCGAGGGTGGTGCGCCCCGCGCGTCGTTTGGCTCGACCTGGGGCGTGTCATGGCCGCGCGGGAAGTTCCGTCCCGACGCGACCTTTGCATTGAAATCCGACGCCGGAGAGCCGGTGCCCGTGCAGAACTGGCCGCTGGCGACATGGCCGGACGGCAGCCTGAAATGGACGGCTCATGCGATTGCGGGGGAGGTGTCCGGCGAGCATTTCGAACTTGTGCCGGGAAAGCCGGCCGCCGGGGGAACGGCCATACGCGCATCGGAAATGAATGATCACCATGAGATCGACACGGGAGTCATGCGGGTTCACGTGGCGAAATCCGGTCGAGTGCTGATTCCCCTGATTCTGCGCCAGGGGCGCGAGGCGCTTCGGGGCGGGCACTTGGTCCTTCTCAATCAGGATTCCCCCGAGGCAGCCGCTCAGCCGCAGGCGTTTGACGGGGAGATTGGGTCTGTGACTCTGGAGCAGAGCGGACCCGTGCGCGCGGTCGTGAAGATCGAGGGACGTCACCGCTCGGTGGACGGAGCGGACAGGGCATGGCTGCCGTTTGTGGTGCGGCTCTACTTTTATGCGGGCAGTGACGCGATCCGGGTGATGCACACCTTCATGTTCGACGGGAAGCAGCGCGGGGATTTCATCCGCGGCATCGGGCTGAGGTTCTCCGTGCCGCTCGAGGGCGAACTGTACGACCGCCATGTGCGGTTCTCCGGGCAGGGCGATGGTGTATTCGGGGAAGCGATACGCGGCATCACCGGACTTCGGAGGGATCCCGGCGAGGCGGTGCGACGGGCGCAGGTCGCGGGCGAGGCGACTCCGCCGCTGGAGACCTGGGCGACAGCGGTCAGCTCGCGGTTGAGCTACGTGGCAGCCTACAATGACTGGACGCTTCATCAGGCGAACGCGGATGGATTCGACCTGCACAAGCGCACAGGAGGGGATTGCACATGGCTGACCGCGGCGCAGGGCCAGCGGGCCGGCGGGCTGGGCTACCTCGGATCGCCCAAGGGGGGAGTGGCCTTTGGGATCAGGAATTTCTGGCAGAGTCATCCCGCACAACTCGACATTCGAGGCGCCACGCAGGAGGCGGCGGAAGTGACACTATGGCTTTGGGCGCCGAGGTCCGCACCGATGGATCTTCGTCCCTATCACGATGGCCTGGGCCAGGACACGTACGAAAAGCAGTACAACGGCGGTTTGGAAATCACCTACGAGGACTACGAGCCGGGTTTCGACAATCCGGAGGGCGTGGCGCGCACGAGCGAGATGCACCTGTGGATTCTCCCGGCGACGCCGAGCCGCAGGCGATTTGCCGCGCTTGCGGAGTGCCTGCGCAATCCACCGCAAATGGTGGCGACCTCCGCGTACCTCAATTCCTGTGGAGTGTTCGGGGAGCTCTGGTCGCCCGAGGATCGCTCAACCGCCGCCCGCCGCGTGATCGAGGACCGGCTTGCGCTGAATTTTTCGTACTATCTTGGCCAGCGCGAGGACCGGCGCTGGTACGGCTTCTGGAACTATGGCGATGTGATGCACACGTATGATGCCGATCGCCATGAGTGGCGTTACGACGTGGGCGGATTCGCATGGGACAATTCGGAGCTCTCGACGGACATCTGGCTCTGGCTTTACTACCTGCGCACCGGACGCGCGGATGTCTTTCGGTTTGCCGAGGCGATGACCCGTCACACGGGTGAGGTGGATGTCCATCACATCGGGCGATTCGCACCGCTGGGATCGCGTCACAATGTGCTGCACTGGGGGTGCAGCGCCAAGCAGCTTCGCATCAGCACGGCGGTCAACCGGAGGTACTACTATTACCTGACCGGTGACGAACGGGTGGGCGATCTCATGCGGGAGCAGATCGAGGCGGGGCGCGCGCTCCTGCGTATTCCTCCGGGGCGAAAGCTGTCGGTGGCGAAATCGGCGGGCGATCTCGACCGTGGCGCAAGCACCGATCCCACCCGTGTGGGGGTGAGCGTGGGAACCGACTGGGGATCCATCGCGGGCGCCTGGCTCACCGAGTGGGAGAGGACCGGCAGCGCGGTCATGCGCGACAGGCTGCTGGCGAGCATGAAGTCGCTCGGCCACCAGCCGCATGGATTCTTCAGCACGGGCACCACGCTCAATCTCAACACCGGCGAATTCTCCATTGCGAAACCCGGTGACATTGGCGCGTCGCATCTCAATGCGGTCTTCGGACTGGTCGAGGTGTGCGCGGAGCTGATACAGCTCCTTGACGTGCCGGAGTTCAAGCGAGCCTGGCTGGAGTACTGCGAACTGTACAATGCGAGTGACGAGGAGCAGGTGCACAGGCTCGGAAGGAAGCTGGTGCGCGGGCCGCTGGTTCAAGGGCATTCACGTCTCACGGCGTATGCGGCGAAGGAGATGGCTGATGGCCGCCTGGCGCGTCGGGCGTGGTCCGAGTTCGAACGAAATCCGGGCGGGCGCCGCTTCACCGCGGATCAACTCAGGACGATACGCGGGCCGGACGTGCTCCGCCCGGTCGAGGAACTTCCGGGTGTATCCACCAATGACACCGCGCAGTGGGGCCTGGCCGCGATTGAATGCCTCGCGCTCCTCGGCGAGCCTCCGGCGTGA
- a CDS encoding LacI family DNA-binding transcriptional regulator: MPVPTLRSLARELGLSRTTVSDALCGSPRVKAATAERVRAAAKAAGYERNPLTGAVMSQLRRSRTQQFRGVIAAVEIIEEERSRIAVRYNSAILAGISERANQMGFNVERFVVGPQGVRIKRLDTILHTRGIQAVVLLPASGFPDLGALSWNRYTAVYTDYFIDHPPLHCVCSDHYRSMIALLRELFDRGYRRPGLFMEIPLSERLQYRWEGAFLGLQNAIPGITPIPTLRLPEITRPDFESWFRRHDPDVVIGHSPDVIGWMKACGARLPRSHGFVCLNVLRTSGNCATLDLQTAELGARATELVVGQLLHNELGIPPQPSLTTIPARLIDGPTLRKSVKPAGTPATVRA, from the coding sequence ATGCCTGTGCCAACCCTGCGATCCCTGGCGCGCGAACTCGGGCTTTCGCGGACCACCGTTTCCGATGCGCTTTGCGGGTCACCGCGCGTGAAGGCGGCGACGGCTGAACGCGTGCGCGCAGCCGCAAAGGCGGCCGGGTACGAGCGCAACCCCCTCACCGGCGCCGTCATGTCGCAACTGCGCCGCTCCCGCACCCAGCAGTTCCGGGGCGTGATCGCGGCCGTGGAGATCATCGAGGAGGAACGCTCCCGCATAGCCGTCCGCTACAACAGCGCGATTCTGGCCGGGATCTCCGAGCGGGCGAACCAGATGGGATTCAACGTTGAGCGCTTTGTGGTCGGACCCCAGGGCGTGCGTATCAAACGGCTGGATACCATTCTGCACACCCGCGGCATCCAGGCCGTTGTCCTGCTCCCCGCCAGTGGTTTCCCGGATCTGGGCGCACTGAGCTGGAACCGCTACACTGCCGTGTACACCGATTATTTCATCGACCACCCCCCGTTGCACTGCGTGTGTTCGGACCACTATCGATCGATGATCGCGCTCCTCCGCGAGCTTTTTGACCGCGGTTATCGCCGCCCCGGCCTTTTCATGGAAATCCCCCTGAGCGAGCGCCTCCAATACCGCTGGGAGGGCGCGTTTCTCGGGCTGCAGAACGCCATCCCCGGCATCACCCCGATCCCGACGCTGCGGCTGCCGGAAATCACGCGCCCTGATTTTGAATCCTGGTTCAGGCGGCATGATCCAGACGTTGTCATCGGTCACTCACCGGATGTCATCGGGTGGATGAAAGCCTGCGGCGCGCGCCTTCCAAGGAGCCATGGATTTGTCTGTCTCAATGTTCTGCGGACCAGCGGCAACTGCGCGACGCTGGATCTGCAGACCGCCGAGCTTGGAGCACGCGCCACTGAACTTGTCGTGGGACAACTTCTCCACAACGAGCTGGGAATCCCACCCCAGCCATCCCTCACGACCATTCCCGCCAGGTTGATCGACGGCCCCACGCTGCGAAAATCCGTGAAGCCCGCTGGCACCCCGGCGACGGTCCGTGCATAG
- a CDS encoding MgtC/SapB family protein, with protein MPDSTVLDVLETALQWPFLTVLSRLGMAVAMGLFIGLEREHSQKRGVRTFALTGLLGGLGGMMGPVYGGAALLFVAITVGWMNHREMAQAGKLTLTTSMSLVLVAFTGILFGQGHVFTPSVAGIITAALLAWKNVINDFAIGLSDAELRSGILLAILTFIIFPVLPSQPVDPWGLVQPRENWASVIIIAGIGFVNYILLKLLGPRGMEITAFFGGLVNSRKVVVELGGRLGELGTGVQSSVHRGIILSTGAMILRNGLIVGIFSPIALPRCVLPLGLMLLVSIFRWWSRTLGSRQDPVPALPLESPFKLWSALKFGLAFMVLNVLGALANRHFGSASFYFVSMSGGLISSASAITSAATLMAQHEIPTVIGVNGVILSTLTSILSNVPLIRGMIRPVATGSRICRDLIVMAAAGLAGMLLNGILIRAGVDWLAH; from the coding sequence ATGCCTGACTCAACGGTTCTCGATGTGTTGGAGACGGCATTGCAGTGGCCCTTCCTGACGGTGCTGAGCCGCCTCGGCATGGCGGTGGCGATGGGTCTCTTCATCGGCCTTGAGCGCGAGCACAGCCAGAAGCGTGGCGTGCGCACCTTTGCTCTGACCGGCCTGCTTGGCGGCCTCGGTGGGATGATGGGGCCGGTCTATGGGGGAGCGGCGTTGCTGTTTGTGGCGATTACTGTCGGGTGGATGAACCATCGGGAGATGGCTCAGGCCGGCAAGCTCACACTGACCACCTCGATGAGCCTCGTGCTAGTTGCGTTCACGGGAATCCTGTTTGGACAGGGGCACGTGTTCACTCCTTCGGTTGCAGGCATCATCACCGCCGCCTTGCTCGCATGGAAAAATGTCATCAACGATTTCGCCATTGGTCTGTCCGACGCTGAGCTGAGATCGGGCATTCTGCTGGCGATCCTGACCTTCATCATTTTCCCCGTTCTGCCCTCGCAACCCGTGGATCCGTGGGGCCTCGTGCAGCCGCGCGAAAATTGGGCGAGCGTGATCATAATCGCGGGGATTGGATTCGTGAACTACATCCTGCTCAAGCTGCTGGGACCGCGCGGCATGGAGATCACGGCGTTCTTCGGGGGATTGGTGAACAGCCGCAAGGTGGTCGTTGAGCTGGGCGGAAGGCTTGGGGAGCTGGGCACCGGAGTGCAATCCTCAGTGCATCGCGGGATCATTCTCTCGACCGGAGCAATGATCCTGAGAAATGGACTGATCGTGGGCATTTTTTCGCCCATTGCCCTGCCTCGCTGCGTGCTGCCGCTGGGGCTCATGCTTCTGGTGAGCATTTTCAGGTGGTGGAGCCGCACGCTCGGATCCCGGCAGGATCCCGTTCCGGCCCTGCCTTTGGAATCGCCCTTCAAACTCTGGTCCGCACTCAAGTTCGGGCTCGCTTTCATGGTGCTGAATGTGCTGGGGGCCCTTGCCAACCGGCACTTTGGTTCCGCGAGTTTCTATTTTGTGAGCATGTCCGGTGGATTGATCTCCAGCGCATCGGCCATCACCTCCGCAGCCACACTCATGGCGCAGCACGAGATTCCTACCGTGATTGGAGTGAACGGTGTCATACTTTCCACGCTGACGAGCATCCTGTCCAATGTACCCCTGATTCGCGGGATGATTCGACCGGTGGCGACCGGATCGCGAATCTGCAGGGATTTGATCGTGATGGCGGCCGCGGGCCTCGCCGGGATGCTGCTCAATGGCATCCTGATTCGCGCTGGCGTTGACTGGCTGGCGCACTGA
- the prsR gene encoding PEP-CTERM-box response regulator transcription factor → MTDHATNDLESPCATLTSHRGEGISRSVEKSRDGARSESRPRRSDAARPALLIIDRDAGAWKAIREALSAQYEVKCVGDRVAAMAFVHEHRPAVAILELSTPASANDLHGGIVTLREILEVDRFTKVVVLADRGDHEVALKAIGAGAYDLISKPLIIEEVRQLLVRCFYVANLERDFHELQRQMEPDGFGGMVGASQAMQAVFASIRKVAASDAPVTILGESGTGKEMVARAIHDHGARRDGPFVAINCSAIPESLLESELFGHEKGAFTGASSQRKGRIESAAKGTLFLDEIGDVPLAIQVKLLRFLQEQTIERVGGRVEMKVDTRILAATNADLEKAMRAGTFREDFFYRLAVIRITLPPLRSRGDDIALIARTFLNRYAAQNLRQGLAFSREALRAIASHSWPGNIRELQNRIRRAVIMAEGSRIASRDLELESAEASTGPSLKEAREDLEREMVQGALRRHGGKIAPAAVELGVSRPTLYDMIERYAVHKVDEQSA, encoded by the coding sequence ATGACTGATCATGCAACCAACGATCTCGAATCCCCCTGCGCCACTCTGACTAGTCATCGAGGCGAAGGGATCTCTCGATCGGTGGAGAAGAGTCGCGATGGTGCGCGAAGTGAATCTCGCCCGCGCCGCAGCGATGCGGCGCGACCGGCGCTGTTGATAATCGACAGGGATGCGGGGGCATGGAAGGCAATCCGCGAAGCGCTTTCGGCGCAGTATGAGGTGAAGTGCGTGGGCGATCGGGTGGCGGCAATGGCGTTTGTTCATGAACACCGGCCGGCAGTCGCCATTCTTGAACTTTCAACTCCGGCGTCGGCGAATGACCTGCATGGAGGGATTGTCACCTTGAGGGAAATTCTGGAGGTGGATCGCTTCACCAAGGTGGTCGTGCTTGCTGACAGGGGTGACCATGAAGTCGCTCTCAAGGCCATCGGTGCGGGCGCCTATGACTTGATCTCGAAGCCGTTGATCATCGAGGAAGTGAGGCAGCTGCTGGTGCGCTGCTTTTACGTCGCCAATCTGGAGCGTGATTTTCACGAGTTGCAGCGGCAGATGGAGCCCGACGGATTCGGGGGCATGGTTGGCGCAAGTCAGGCGATGCAGGCGGTATTTGCTTCGATAAGAAAGGTCGCGGCCTCCGACGCCCCGGTGACGATACTCGGTGAAAGCGGCACGGGAAAGGAAATGGTGGCCCGTGCCATTCACGACCATGGCGCGCGGCGCGATGGACCGTTCGTAGCGATCAATTGCAGCGCGATCCCCGAATCCCTGCTGGAGAGCGAGCTGTTTGGGCACGAAAAGGGTGCGTTCACCGGAGCCAGCTCCCAGAGAAAGGGGCGGATCGAAAGTGCCGCGAAAGGCACGCTGTTCCTGGATGAAATCGGCGATGTTCCGCTGGCCATTCAGGTGAAACTGCTGCGGTTTCTGCAGGAACAGACGATCGAGCGGGTGGGCGGTCGTGTGGAAATGAAGGTGGACACGCGAATCCTGGCGGCGACGAATGCCGATCTGGAGAAGGCCATGCGTGCGGGGACCTTTCGCGAGGATTTCTTTTATCGCCTCGCGGTCATCCGGATCACGCTGCCTCCGCTGCGCAGCCGGGGAGACGATATTGCACTGATCGCTCGAACGTTTCTGAATCGTTATGCCGCGCAGAACCTGCGGCAGGGTCTGGCTTTCAGCAGGGAAGCCCTGCGTGCCATCGCCAGCCACTCCTGGCCGGGCAACATTCGGGAGCTGCAGAACCGCATCCGTCGCGCCGTGATCATGGCCGAAGGCAGTCGCATAGCATCGCGCGATCTTGAGCTTGAATCCGCTGAAGCCTCCACAGGCCCTTCATTGAAGGAGGCGCGGGAAGACCTCGAAAGGGAGATGGTGCAGGGGGCGCTGCGACGGCATGGCGGCAAGATTGCGCCCGCTGCCGTCGAACTGGGCGTCAGCCGTCCGACATTGTACGACATGATCGAGAGATATGCCGTTCACAAGGTCGACGAGCAGTCGGCTTGA
- a CDS encoding glycosyltransferase family 4 protein, with translation MILLSHPTGTTPARHAALGLQHAGLLGEFWNVSYTASVPWYRRILSRKASAPPLERVYPSEISDKIRTIEWRYAPNSRGSGTFQEEAALRSLDQSVAQRLSSAEFSGIYAYEGGAESGFRTARDLQELCIYDKPSIHWKAAQELLREERELQPQWTETLEENFPGNETCARRDMEISLADVIFVPSVFAKNMIERYARNHARIAVVPFGPISPPSTIAQEPRTPSARLRVLYVGPLTQRRGLSYLFAAMQQLEGAAELTVAGQRPARTCSVLDQELSKVTFVDTPSAQEILQLMNQNDVLVVPSLFEDSGSELLDAMTLGLPVIATPNSAAPDLVTDGSEGFIVPIRSAQAIAERLHFLVRERAQLAEMSQRAASRAREFNWIRYETTLATRVSEALAIAGRGPCSSYARATPPPRLPGVVPFEQRR, from the coding sequence ATGATCCTGCTGAGTCATCCAACTGGCACCACTCCCGCTCGCCACGCCGCGCTGGGGCTTCAGCATGCCGGTTTGCTCGGTGAATTTTGGAACGTTTCCTACACGGCATCGGTACCCTGGTACCGGCGCATCCTGTCCCGCAAGGCCAGCGCGCCGCCTCTCGAACGAGTGTATCCCTCCGAAATCAGTGACAAGATTAGAACCATAGAATGGCGATATGCTCCCAACAGCCGAGGCAGCGGCACGTTCCAGGAAGAGGCGGCGTTGAGGTCTCTCGACCAGAGCGTCGCCCAAAGACTTTCCTCCGCGGAATTCTCGGGAATCTATGCCTACGAAGGCGGCGCGGAATCGGGGTTTCGCACCGCGCGAGACCTCCAGGAACTGTGCATTTACGACAAGCCCTCCATCCATTGGAAGGCCGCCCAGGAATTGCTCCGGGAAGAAAGGGAATTGCAGCCGCAGTGGACGGAAACACTTGAGGAGAATTTTCCCGGCAATGAAACATGTGCGCGTCGCGACATGGAAATCTCCCTGGCCGACGTCATCTTTGTACCAAGCGTATTTGCAAAGAACATGATCGAGCGGTACGCACGCAACCACGCTCGGATCGCAGTCGTGCCATTCGGACCCATCTCGCCGCCATCCACGATCGCTCAGGAGCCACGGACTCCTTCAGCCCGTCTGCGTGTGCTATATGTCGGACCACTCACGCAGCGTCGTGGGCTGAGCTACCTCTTCGCGGCCATGCAGCAGCTCGAAGGAGCGGCCGAATTGACTGTTGCGGGCCAGCGCCCGGCACGCACGTGCTCCGTCCTCGACCAGGAGCTGTCAAAGGTGACTTTTGTCGATACACCGTCCGCACAGGAGATTCTCCAGCTGATGAACCAGAATGACGTGCTCGTGGTTCCCTCGTTGTTCGAGGACTCCGGGTCGGAGTTGCTCGATGCCATGACACTCGGACTGCCAGTCATCGCGACTCCGAACAGCGCGGCCCCCGACCTGGTTACTGATGGCTCGGAGGGATTCATCGTGCCCATCCGCTCCGCCCAGGCCATAGCCGAGCGGCTGCACTTCCTGGTTCGTGAACGCGCACAGCTTGCCGAGATGAGCCAGCGCGCGGCGTCGCGCGCGCGCGAGTTCAATTGGATACGATACGAAACCACCCTCGCCACCCGTGTATCTGAAGCTCTGGCCATCGCGGGACGAGGCCCGTGCTCCTCGTACGCACGCGCCACGCCTCCACCCCGGCTTCCCGGTGTCGTCCCTTTCGAACAGAGAAGGTAG
- a CDS encoding putative colanic acid biosynthesis acetyltransferase, with product MKAATSILRQRDAWSSPWSWSHRFQRALWCLSWTLLCRWTPKPFNRWRLLVLGIFGATVEGLPFVHASARIHFPRHLSLGDRSCLGERAVVYSLAPIEVRAHATVSTEAFLCTGTHDFSDANIPVQTAPIIVGAHAFVCARAFILPGMEIGEYAVVGACAVVTQDVPPSTIVAGNPARPIGLRPVGGSSHANEVCG from the coding sequence ATGAAGGCCGCAACCTCCATTCTTCGCCAACGCGACGCGTGGTCATCCCCATGGTCATGGTCTCATCGTTTCCAAAGGGCGCTCTGGTGTCTTTCTTGGACGCTCCTCTGCCGTTGGACACCAAAGCCATTCAATCGCTGGCGTCTGCTTGTCCTTGGAATCTTCGGCGCCACCGTGGAGGGCCTCCCCTTTGTTCACGCCAGCGCGCGCATCCACTTTCCACGTCACCTCTCGTTGGGCGATCGCTCCTGCCTCGGTGAACGCGCAGTCGTCTACTCGCTCGCCCCGATAGAAGTCCGCGCACACGCCACGGTGTCGACCGAGGCTTTTCTTTGCACCGGCACGCATGACTTCTCCGACGCGAACATTCCCGTGCAAACCGCGCCGATCATTGTCGGGGCGCACGCCTTTGTCTGCGCCCGGGCATTCATTCTTCCAGGGATGGAGATCGGAGAATACGCCGTGGTCGGCGCCTGCGCCGTGGTCACCCAGGATGTGCCGCCCTCGACGATTGTCGCAGGAAATCCGGCGCGCCCAATCGGCCTGCGCCCGGTCGGCGGCAGCTCGCATGCGAACGAAGTCTGCGGTTGA
- a CDS encoding crossover junction endodeoxyribonuclease RuvC: MGRMTARQMWAAKLRGLSTDGGSIQLRTQAPETAVRRTPFHGLVLGIDPSLRGTGLAMIEFAPGRSPVLLKCRTVRVPARESMAHALGEIHRAVAAFLADFEVRHVALEQTIYVQNFQTAQVLGAARGAAISAAALRPCEVFEYPPLRVKQAVVGVGRASKEQMARTVMALLGHGRPLASDEADAAGVALCHAFTWRG, translated from the coding sequence ATGGGACGCATGACGGCGAGGCAGATGTGGGCGGCAAAGCTTCGGGGGCTGTCCACCGACGGCGGTTCGATTCAACTTCGAACGCAGGCGCCGGAGACGGCGGTGAGGCGCACGCCTTTCCACGGACTGGTGCTTGGCATTGATCCGTCGCTGAGGGGCACAGGGCTTGCAATGATCGAGTTCGCGCCCGGTCGGTCTCCGGTGCTGCTGAAGTGTCGGACGGTGCGGGTGCCGGCGAGGGAGTCGATGGCGCATGCCCTCGGTGAGATTCACCGCGCGGTCGCCGCGTTTCTGGCGGATTTCGAGGTTCGTCATGTCGCGCTGGAGCAGACAATATACGTTCAGAACTTCCAGACGGCGCAGGTGCTTGGGGCCGCACGGGGTGCGGCAATCTCGGCGGCGGCGTTGCGTCCGTGCGAGGTGTTTGAATATCCTCCGCTGCGGGTCAAGCAGGCGGTGGTCGGAGTCGGCCGGGCAAGCAAGGAACAGATGGCCCGCACGGTGATGGCGCTGCTGGGCCATGGCAGACCGCTGGCCAGCGATGAGGCGGATGCGGCGGGTGTGGCGTTGTGCCACGCCTTCACCTGGCGCGGTTGA